Proteins found in one bacterium genomic segment:
- a CDS encoding type IV pilus twitching motility protein PilT: protein MNEYYAEETDVVEDDEVGGVGSEEAPFKKKKKKKGAIRSLLELGRQKGASDLHLAEGVPPVFRVNGELVKMSDTPPLTKDKVYNMINAILTEEQKRIVKEELQLDSALELEDGRYRVSVYTTRKGLSASLRLIPDKIKGFKELGLPESLEKLMQLSDGLLLVTGPTGCGKSTTLASMIDWINEHRQAHIITIEDPIEFVHQHKRCMINQREIGAHTESFASALRSALRQDPDIILVGEMRDLETISTALTAAETGHLVLATLHTKSAAKTIDRLIDAFPAHQQNQVRIQLSETIQAIIAQSLLPLKEGNGRVPAVEILVATPAVRNTIREMKTHQIPSIIQTSGRDGMQSLAQSLRGLLHEDKISKAEMLKRFTDKEIFALAGGYYQEE, encoded by the coding sequence ATGAATGAGTATTACGCGGAAGAAACTGACGTAGTAGAAGATGATGAGGTAGGGGGTGTAGGGAGTGAAGAAGCGCCCTTCAAGAAAAAAAAGAAAAAAAAGGGAGCTATCAGGTCTCTCCTGGAGTTAGGCCGCCAAAAAGGGGCCTCTGATTTACATCTGGCTGAGGGTGTTCCGCCTGTCTTTCGGGTAAATGGAGAATTAGTCAAGATGTCGGATACACCGCCTTTGACTAAAGATAAAGTTTACAACATGATTAATGCCATTCTTACCGAAGAACAGAAACGTATCGTTAAGGAAGAACTTCAATTGGATTCTGCCCTGGAATTAGAAGACGGAAGATACCGGGTCAGTGTTTATACTACCAGGAAGGGTTTAAGCGCTTCCTTAAGATTGATTCCGGATAAGATAAAGGGCTTTAAAGAACTGGGCTTACCGGAAAGCTTAGAGAAATTAATGCAGCTTTCCGATGGACTTCTCCTGGTCACCGGACCAACCGGCTGCGGAAAGTCAACTACCCTGGCCTCTATGATCGACTGGATAAATGAACATAGACAAGCGCATATCATTACTATTGAAGACCCCATTGAGTTTGTTCATCAGCATAAGAGGTGTATGATTAATCAAAGGGAGATTGGGGCTCATACAGAGTCCTTTGCCTCTGCCCTGAGGTCGGCTTTAAGGCAGGATCCGGATATTATCCTGGTGGGTGAGATGCGGGATCTGGAAACCATCTCCACGGCCTTAACCGCCGCTGAAACAGGCCATCTTGTCTTAGCTACCCTCCATACCAAGTCTGCCGCCAAGACCATTGACCGTCTTATTGACGCCTTCCCGGCCCATCAGCAAAATCAGGTTCGAATCCAGCTCTCGGAAACAATACAAGCCATTATTGCTCAGTCTTTATTGCCCTTGAAAGAGGGCAATGGGCGGGTGCCTGCCGTGGAGATACTTGTGGCTACACCGGCTGTCAGGAACACTATCAGGGAGATGAAGACCCATCAAATCCCCAGCATTATCCAAACAAGCGGCCGGGATGGGATGCAGAGTTTGGCTCAATCACTCCGTGGTCTTCTTCACGAAGATAAGATATCTAAGGCTGAAATGCTTAAGCGATTTACGGACAAAGAGATCTTTGCCCTGGCCGGTGGGTATTATCAGGAGGAATAG
- a CDS encoding PIN domain-containing protein, with translation MLVFVDTSAWIATVVKKDINHKKASSYYLELLNKDIGLITSNYVLSEVYTRLRYDVSHQKACEFRHIISEATSQGSLSVSWVNEEIENKAWEIFESYKDQRFSFVDCTSFVVAKRLKIKEVFAFDDDFVIMGFILRP, from the coding sequence ATGCTTGTTTTTGTAGATACAAGTGCCTGGATTGCTACGGTTGTTAAGAAAGATATAAACCATAAAAAGGCATCCTCATATTATCTTGAGCTACTTAATAAAGACATAGGTTTAATCACCTCAAACTATGTTTTAAGTGAGGTTTATACTAGACTTAGATATGATGTAAGCCATCAAAAAGCCTGTGAGTTTCGCCACATCATTTCCGAAGCAACCTCTCAGGGCTCTCTTTCTGTATCCTGGGTCAATGAGGAGATTGAAAATAAAGCCTGGGAGATATTTGAAAGTTATAAAGACCAACGATTTTCTTTTGTTGACTGCACGAGTTTTGTTGTTGCCAAAAGACTTAAGATAAAAGAGGTCTTTGCCTTTGATGATGACTTTGTTATTATGGGGTTTATACTTAGACCATAG